ATGGAGCTTCGAAAGGCGGGCTCACTGTGTATTTGCAGGGATTGCGCAATCGATTACACCCCGCCGGTGTGCAGGTCACAACGATCAAGCCCGGCTTTATCGATACGCCCATGACCTACGGCATGAAATTGCCCGGTCCTTTGGTGGCATCGCCTGAGCGTGCGGCTAAAGCCATGGTCTGCGCGATTAGCAAAGGCAAAAATGTCGTGTATGTTTCTTCTATTTGGCGGTATATTATGTGCATTATCAAAAGTATTCCTGAATGGCAATTCAAAAAGATGGACATTTGATGAATTCCCTTTTCTCTTATATTTATGCTGTGTTTCGGTTGATGCGCGTCTATCAATGGACGAAAAACGCATTGGTTCTGATGCCTCTTGTCTTTGCACAACAGCTGATGCAGAGGGACGCGGTATTGCAAAGTCTGCTTGCTATGTTAGCCTTCTGTTTTGCTGCCAGTGCCACCTATATTTTCAATGATATTCGCGATTTGAATCATGATAAATATCATCCGGAAAAGAGTGGGCGGCCCTTGCCCCGCGGAGACATCAGCCTTATCAACGCCGCTGTGCTCGGCGTCCTGCTCTTAGCGGCATCTATCTTCATTGCGTGTCGGATCAACCCCAAATTCTTTTGGGCGCTCATGGCCTATATTGGCTTAACGTTAAGTTATACGTTGATCCTCAAGAAATTATTTATTGTGGATGTCATAACCGTCGCCCTCGGTTTTGTCATTCGCGCCATTGCCGGGGCTGTAGCCATCGACGTGCTTTTTTCTAACTGGCTCATTGTGTGTACCCTTTTCCTCGCCTTATTTCTGGCGCTCGGAAAGCGGCGCGGAGAGATCATGCTCCTTGAAGAAGAGGCGGGCAGCCACCGAGAAGTACTCCAACAATATAGCACAGCCTTTATTGATCAAATGCTGCTCATTGTGGCTGGCGGCGCGCTGATAACATTTACGATCTATACCTGCAGCGCAGAAGTTATCACACGCATAGGCACCGACAAACTCTACATGACATTGCCCTTTGTCGTTTATGGATTGGCGCGGTATTTATGGTTAATCGAACATAACGGTACCGGAGATCCCAGTCAAGTGCTGCTGAAGGATTGGCCTACCAGTGTCAGTGTCGGCTTGTGGATCATTGCTTGTGTTGCCATTATTTATCTATAGTTGTAACCATTATTTTGCTAAGCCATCACTTTCCCTGATTTCATGGAAGGGGCGGGTTCAAGGTTGAAATGCAACCGGTCCCCCAAAAGAGGACATCACAGAGATCTTCGGTACAATAGTTCTGTTGAAACACCCGAAAGAGCCCATACTGTCCCATCACCATTTT
The Candidatus Hydrogenedentota bacterium DNA segment above includes these coding regions:
- a CDS encoding decaprenyl-phosphate phosphoribosyltransferase, which gives rise to MAIQKDGHLMNSLFSYIYAVFRLMRVYQWTKNALVLMPLVFAQQLMQRDAVLQSLLAMLAFCFAASATYIFNDIRDLNHDKYHPEKSGRPLPRGDISLINAAVLGVLLLAASIFIACRINPKFFWALMAYIGLTLSYTLILKKLFIVDVITVALGFVIRAIAGAVAIDVLFSNWLIVCTLFLALFLALGKRRGEIMLLEEEAGSHREVLQQYSTAFIDQMLLIVAGGALITFTIYTCSAEVITRIGTDKLYMTLPFVVYGLARYLWLIEHNGTGDPSQVLLKDWPTSVSVGLWIIACVAIIYL